One genomic segment of Juglans regia cultivar Chandler unplaced genomic scaffold, Walnut 2.0 Scaffold_919, whole genome shotgun sequence includes these proteins:
- the LOC118347528 gene encoding uncharacterized mitochondrial protein AtMg00310-like → MVGRSKYNSFRVIKDRVWEKISNWKNQFLSPSSKEVLLKAVIQAIPTYLTVFQLPKKLCKEIAAQMAKFWWGFKKENNKIQWRSWEKMGVVKASGGLGFRELVSFNKALLAKQCWRMLTNPHSLAAKVLKDKYFRHSEILVSKLGHRPSVIWRSL, encoded by the coding sequence ATGGTTGGTAGATCAAAATACAACTCTTTTAGAGTCATTAAGGATCGAGTGTGGGAGAAGATTAGTAATTGGAAAAATCAATTTCTATCACCCTCGAGTAAGGAGGTGCTGTTAAAGGCTGTAATTCAAGCCATCCCAACATATTTGACAGTCTTCCAGCTTccaaagaaattatgcaagGAGATAGCTGCTCAAATGGCTAAATTCTGGTGGGGtttcaaaaaggaaaataataaaattcaatggAGGAGCTGGGAAAAAATGGGGGTTGTAAAAGCTAGTGGAGGACTGGGCTTTAGAGAACTTGTAAGTTTCAACAAGGCTCTATTAGCAAAGCAATGTTGGAGAATGTTGACAAATCCTCACTCCTTGGCTGCAAAGGTCTTGAAGGATAAATACTTTAGGCATTCTGAAATTTTGGTTTCAAAGCTGGGTCATAGGCCATCAGTTATTTGGAGGAGTTTATGA